DNA sequence from the Methanothermobacter sp. genome:
AAACATCTCCAGGATACGCCTGAATCTGATACTTTGATAGAAGCCCCTTACTTATATCCCTTGGGTCCCTGCCACTCATTCTCTCCCGAAGTATATGTTCCGATAATTTTTGCTGAATACACCCACAGAAGGGTCTATCCGTGCATTCACATGAAAGAAAATCCATCTGTATTCCAAGAACAGCCTCCTGTAGATTTTTATCAAGTTTTATGAGATTATCCCCATTGGATATTATGTCAAGGGTTGAATCCGCTGTCAATCGGATTGAAACATTGGCTCCAACTGCCCTCGTTAATCCTCTGTGCATTCTTACTGAGAGATACGCACCCTCAAATGGTTCAAGTTCAACCGCAATATCAAGAGGCTTTCTACTGGATTTGAGGTTCCTCCTTATGTACTCCGCATCCTCAACATTTAGAAATGATATGGAGACGGCCATTCCATAATCAGTTGCCCTGAGTTCTCCTTTCCTGCTTATAAGACCAGATGACTCAAGGAAATCAAGCGCCATGTCCTCTTCCAGGGACCCTGAAGACTTATAGGTAATATCATACTCCGATTTAATGGCCCCCGACGTTATATCCGCCAGAATATTTTCAAGAACATTTTCATCTGTATGTTGAACCTCAACAGGTTCGGGACCGCTTTCAAGGAGCTCAAGAGCCACAGACTCCTCGGAATCACCATCAAATTCCATACCGATTTCTGCAAGAACATAGACAACACCCCGGTCATGGTAGGATGGTCTGCCAGCACGTCCAAGCATCTGTGAAAACTCATTTGGGGTGAGCCAGCGGTTACCCATGAGGAGCGTTTCAAATATAACCTGTGATGCCGGAAAGTCGACTCCAGCTGCAAGTGCCGCTGTGGTGACAACTGCGGCGAGTTTCTGGGATGCAAAGGCCTTCTCTATCCGCTGCCTCTCAGAGTAAGATAAGCCTGCATGATATGCTGCTGCACTGACTCTGTTCCTTGTGAGGTACTCTGCAATGAGCCTGGTTTTCCTCCTTGAGTTTGTGAATATTATGGTCTGTCCCTGGAACCCCTTCCTTGAACTCGAGGAGAACTCGCGTGCTGCAAGCCTCAGTATGAGGTTCTTCTTTTCCTCACCGCTCCTTGAGAATATGATGTGTCTTTCAAGTGGCACTGGCCTTTTATCGTATTCAACCAGCTTCAGGCCAAAATCTGATGCTATTTCCGCGGAGTTTTTGACTGTTGCAGAGAGCGCTATGATCTGGGCGTTGGGGAATAACCTTTTTATCCTCCATATCATGCCGTTGAGCCTTGCCCCCCTCTCCTCATCCTCAAGGGTATGTATCTCATCAACCACGACCACACCCACATCACCGAAGATACCGGCCTTTCCTGACCTCAGTAGGTAGTCGATCCCCTCGTAGGTACCAACTATTATATCAGCGTCAGCCGCATCGGTATCAGGAATTCGCAGCTCACCCTTTGCCTTTATCCTGCTCATACCAACCTTTATGGCTGTTTTAAGTCCAAGTGCAGAGTATCTCTTCTTGAAGTCCCTGTACTTCTGGTTTGCAAGGGCAACTAGTGGTGTGAGGTAGATGAACCTTTCACCCCTCATTGCCCGGGGGATACCTGCAAGTTCCCCCACAAGGGTCTTTCCACTTGCGGTTGCAGATACAACCATAAGACTAGCGCCCTCAAGGAGACCAGCATCGACTGCAAGGACCTGCACTGGCCTCAGCACCCTGCTACCCTCCCTTCTGAGAATCCGCTTAAATTTCTCAGGAAGCTCAAGGCGATCAATGGGCACCTTTGGGGTTCTGTCTGCTGTTGCCGTTACCATATCATAGAGCGTCAGTTCATGGTTCGCCAACGGGTCGAATCTGGGTGACATCATCTCAAGGACCCTCTCAAGGCTTACACCCCTCCTGATCAGCCTCCTGAAGTTTCTGAAGGCTGATTTATCCATGCCCGCCAGTTTGAGCTCCCTTCTTATTACCTCATCGACGCACCTTGAGCATATGATCTGGCCTTCATGCTTCGTTGATGCCCTTGAGCTCACAAGGGTCACATAGCCCTCATGGAGGCAGTGCTGGCATACCCTTGCATACCTGTACCTGATACCGTGATTCCCTAGTAGTTCTTCAAGTTCCTCATCACCTCCCGTTAGAAACACGGCCTGTTTCCTGAGGAGTTTTATGGCCTCTGAGGGTTTTCTAAGGGTTTCCCTTTCATTTTTCTCCACAGTGAACCTTGCTATTCTGGGGCCAGAGGAGGTTTTTTTGATTTTCAGCTTCCCCCAGTACCCGGGCTTTCTACGGGTGTTGAGAGCGCCCCTGGGACTTCCGGCGGGTATAAAATCAACTGATCTTTTCCTTCGATTCAGGACTATCATTATATCTCTCAAAAAATTAAGGGTCAGGAGCCTTCCTTCCTCTTCTTGAGGAGTTCAACTGCCAGCTCCCTGAGTTTGAATTTCTGGACCTTCCCGCTTGCGGTGAGAGGGAACTCGTCAACAAAGAAAACGTGTTTCGGGACCTTGTACCTTGCTATCCTCTGGATTGCATAGTCCCTGACATCCTCCTCCAGTATGTCTGCACCGTCCTCCCTGATAACAAAGGCACCGACTATTTCACCGTACTTCTCATCGGGTATCCCCACAACCTGCACGTCCTTTATACCTGGCATTGTGTGGAGGAACTCCTCGATTTCCCTCGGGTAGATGTTCTCGCCGCCCCGGATGATCATGTCCTTTATTCTCCCAACGATTGAGTAGTATCCGTCCTCATCCATCACCGCAAGGTCCCCGCTGTGGAGCCACCCATCCTCATCTATGGCCTCAGCTGTCATCTCAGGCATCTTGTAGTAGCCCTTCATGACGTTGTAGCCCCTGCAGCATATCTCGCCGGGTTCGCCGGGGCCCAGCTCCTCGCCGGTTTCAGGGTCCACTATCTTGACCTCAATGTGTGGCAGGGGTGTTCCAACGGTTTCGACACGCTTCTCTATGGGGTCATCCACACTTGTCTGTGTGAAGACCGGGGATGCCTCTGTGAGGCCGTAGGCTATTGTGACCTCCTTCATGTTCATGTCATTCATGACGCGCTTCATTGCCTCTATGGGGCAGGGTGATCCCGCCATGATACCTGTTCTGAGGGATGAAAGGTCGAACATGTCAAACATCGGGTGTGTGAACTCTGCTATGAACATGGTTGGTACACCGTAGAGTGCGGTGCACCTCTCTTTTTCCACCGCTGCAAGTACCAGTAGGGGGTCGAAGAGTTCTATCATGACAAGTGTCCCGCCATGTGTAAGGATGGCCAGCACGCCCAGAACTATTCCAAAGCAGTGGAATAGTGGTACCGGTAGACAGAGACGGTCCTCCTCGGTGAATTTCTGTCTCTCACCGATGTAGTAGCCGTTGTTGAGTATGTTCCTGTGGGTGAGCATTACCCCCTTGGGGAAACCCGTTGTCCCAGAGGTGTACTGCATGTTTATGACATCGGTGTTCCTGAGGGTTGACATCACACTGCGGAGTTCACTGTCAGGGACGTGTTTACCCAGGAGCATCAGTTCATTGGTGTTGTACATCCCCCTGTGCTTCTGGGCCCCTATGTATATGGCGCTTCGAAGTTCAGGGAACCTTTCACTCCGGAGGTGACCCCTCTCCTGGGTTTTGAGTTCAGGTACCAGTTCATATAGTGTCTGGACGTAGTCAACGTCCCTGAAGCCATCTATGATGGCTATTGCCTTCATGTCAGACTGTTTCATGACATATTCAAGTTCATGGCTCTTGTAGGCAGTGTTCACCGTTACAAGAACCGCTCCTATCTTTGCTGTTGCAAAGAGGAACGTCAGCCAGTCCGGTACGTTGGTGGCCCAGATACCCACGTGGTCACCCTTCTTTATCCCGATGGATAACAGGCCCTTTGCAAGGAGGTTGACCCTCTCATTGAATTCCCGGTAGGTGAACCTTAAATCCCTGTCAGGGTATACTATGAACTCCTTATCAGCGTACCTTTCAACCTGTTTTTCAAAAAATTCCCCTATTGTTTCCTCAGTGAAAACCATAAATCCACCTTTGTATGTTAATCCTCTTCCACAAGGTGTTCTTCAAGCTGTGACCTTATATCAGGGGGTATTGGCTTTTTCCTCTGTTCAATGAAATCGTAGTGGACCAGGACAGCCTTACCCTTTGCCTTTAGTTCACCGTCCTGCCATGCCTCGTGGCCTATGGTGAAGGATGAGTTTCCTATGTGTGTTATGTAGCTTCTTATCTCCACGTCACTCCCATAGTACATCTGTGCAAGGAAGTCGAATTCTGTCCTTACAAGGATGAGTTTCCACTTCTCATAGCTGAGGTCAAGGTCGGGTGTGAACATCCTGAAGATGGGGTTCCTTCCCTTCTCAAACCAGACCGCCAGGACAGTGTTGTTAACGTGTCTGAGACCATCTATATCCCCAAAACGTGGTGTCACCGTGATTCTGAACATTCTATCAGCCGCTAGAATGGTGTGTAGACAACTGCCAGTATCCTTGCATCAT
Encoded proteins:
- a CDS encoding DEAD/DEAH box helicase gives rise to the protein MIVLNRRKRSVDFIPAGSPRGALNTRRKPGYWGKLKIKKTSSGPRIARFTVEKNERETLRKPSEAIKLLRKQAVFLTGGDEELEELLGNHGIRYRYARVCQHCLHEGYVTLVSSRASTKHEGQIICSRCVDEVIRRELKLAGMDKSAFRNFRRLIRRGVSLERVLEMMSPRFDPLANHELTLYDMVTATADRTPKVPIDRLELPEKFKRILRREGSRVLRPVQVLAVDAGLLEGASLMVVSATASGKTLVGELAGIPRAMRGERFIYLTPLVALANQKYRDFKKRYSALGLKTAIKVGMSRIKAKGELRIPDTDAADADIIVGTYEGIDYLLRSGKAGIFGDVGVVVVDEIHTLEDEERGARLNGMIWRIKRLFPNAQIIALSATVKNSAEIASDFGLKLVEYDKRPVPLERHIIFSRSGEEKKNLILRLAAREFSSSSRKGFQGQTIIFTNSRRKTRLIAEYLTRNRVSAAAYHAGLSYSERQRIEKAFASQKLAAVVTTAALAAGVDFPASQVIFETLLMGNRWLTPNEFSQMLGRAGRPSYHDRGVVYVLAEIGMEFDGDSEESVALELLESGPEPVEVQHTDENVLENILADITSGAIKSEYDITYKSSGSLEEDMALDFLESSGLISRKGELRATDYGMAVSISFLNVEDAEYIRRNLKSSRKPLDIAVELEPFEGAYLSVRMHRGLTRAVGANVSIRLTADSTLDIISNGDNLIKLDKNLQEAVLGIQMDFLSCECTDRPFCGCIQQKLSEHILRERMSGRDPRDISKGLLSKYQIQAYPGDVFSWLDTIVRKLESMGRIAFAFKKRAFLTECSKIVSAIENGEKF
- a CDS encoding AMP-binding protein, producing the protein MVFTEETIGEFFEKQVERYADKEFIVYPDRDLRFTYREFNERVNLLAKGLLSIGIKKGDHVGIWATNVPDWLTFLFATAKIGAVLVTVNTAYKSHELEYVMKQSDMKAIAIIDGFRDVDYVQTLYELVPELKTQERGHLRSERFPELRSAIYIGAQKHRGMYNTNELMLLGKHVPDSELRSVMSTLRNTDVINMQYTSGTTGFPKGVMLTHRNILNNGYYIGERQKFTEEDRLCLPVPLFHCFGIVLGVLAILTHGGTLVMIELFDPLLVLAAVEKERCTALYGVPTMFIAEFTHPMFDMFDLSSLRTGIMAGSPCPIEAMKRVMNDMNMKEVTIAYGLTEASPVFTQTSVDDPIEKRVETVGTPLPHIEVKIVDPETGEELGPGEPGEICCRGYNVMKGYYKMPEMTAEAIDEDGWLHSGDLAVMDEDGYYSIVGRIKDMIIRGGENIYPREIEEFLHTMPGIKDVQVVGIPDEKYGEIVGAFVIREDGADILEEDVRDYAIQRIARYKVPKHVFFVDEFPLTASGKVQKFKLRELAVELLKKRKEGS
- a CDS encoding thioesterase family protein, producing MFRITVTPRFGDIDGLRHVNNTVLAVWFEKGRNPIFRMFTPDLDLSYEKWKLILVRTEFDFLAQMYYGSDVEIRSYITHIGNSSFTIGHEAWQDGELKAKGKAVLVHYDFIEQRKKPIPPDIRSQLEEHLVEED